The Vescimonas coprocola genome includes a window with the following:
- the queA gene encoding tRNA preQ1(34) S-adenosylmethionine ribosyltransferase-isomerase QueA has protein sequence MKTSDFNFELPQELIAQTPIPRRDASRLLVLDKDTGAWEHRHFYDLPDYLRPGDCLILNNSRVLPARLLGHRLPGGGACEILLLIDRGENTWECLVRPGKKLRTGARVSFGDGQLTAEITEELPGGNRLVHFEYEGIFLEVLDRLGKMPLPPYIKEELQDRERYQTVYSKVNGSAAAPTAGLHFTPELLERVQTMGVKVGYVTLHVGLGTFRPVKEDTIEGHEMHSEYCVIPQETADLINETKRSGGRVICVGTTSCRTVESWAAEDGTMTASAGWTDIFIYPGYRFKVLDGLITNFHLPESTLIMLVSALAGREHVLAAYEEAVRQRYRFFSFGDAMFIASGAVPQA, from the coding sequence ATGAAAACCAGTGATTTTAATTTTGAACTCCCCCAAGAGCTTATTGCCCAGACCCCCATCCCCCGGCGGGATGCCTCCCGCCTGCTGGTGCTGGACAAGGATACCGGCGCATGGGAACATCGCCACTTCTACGATCTGCCGGACTATCTGCGGCCCGGCGACTGTCTGATCCTCAATAACTCCCGTGTTCTCCCAGCCCGGCTGCTGGGTCACCGGCTCCCCGGCGGCGGAGCCTGCGAGATCCTGCTGCTCATTGACCGGGGTGAGAACACGTGGGAATGTCTGGTACGGCCCGGTAAGAAGCTGCGCACCGGCGCCCGTGTCTCCTTCGGGGATGGGCAGCTCACCGCCGAGATCACCGAAGAGCTGCCCGGCGGCAACCGGCTGGTACATTTCGAGTACGAGGGCATTTTTCTGGAGGTGCTGGACCGACTGGGAAAAATGCCCCTCCCCCCCTACATCAAGGAGGAGCTGCAGGACCGGGAGCGCTACCAGACCGTCTACTCCAAGGTCAACGGCAGCGCCGCCGCCCCCACCGCCGGACTTCACTTCACTCCGGAGCTTCTGGAGCGTGTGCAGACAATGGGTGTAAAGGTTGGATACGTGACACTCCATGTAGGGCTCGGCACCTTCCGGCCCGTGAAGGAAGACACCATTGAGGGCCACGAGATGCACAGCGAATACTGCGTCATCCCACAGGAGACGGCGGATCTTATCAACGAGACCAAGCGCAGCGGCGGACGGGTCATCTGCGTCGGCACCACCTCATGCCGCACCGTCGAAAGCTGGGCCGCCGAGGACGGCACCATGACCGCCTCCGCCGGTTGGACGGACATTTTCATCTATCCCGGCTACCGGTTCAAGGTGCTGGACGGGCTGATCACCAACTTCCACCTGCCGGAGTCCACCCTCATCATGCTGGTATCGGCGCTGGCGGGGCGAGAGCACGTTCTGGCCGCCTATGAGGAGGCTGTCCGGCAGCGCTACCGGTTCTTCAGCTTTGGCGACGCCATGTTCATCGCCAGCGGTGCGGTGCCGCAGGCTTGA
- a CDS encoding HIT family protein, whose translation MRGCEWCDYKENEWLLYQSLYWSVYLADRQDYVGRCILVLNRHCGSLSELDISEWIELKTIIDKLEWIYKEVLGAELSNWSCLLNNFYKEATPNPHLHIHVRPRYKNAVVINDHAYIDTEFAHHYALKKESLLSDDDRQMLYALMKKNLVL comes from the coding sequence ATGCGTGGCTGCGAATGGTGCGATTATAAAGAAAATGAGTGGTTGCTATATCAGTCATTATATTGGTCTGTCTATCTGGCAGATAGACAGGATTATGTCGGCAGATGTATTCTGGTGTTGAATAGACATTGCGGCAGCCTTTCAGAATTGGATATTTCTGAGTGGATTGAATTGAAAACCATTATAGATAAATTGGAATGGATCTACAAAGAGGTATTAGGAGCTGAATTAAGTAATTGGAGTTGTTTGTTAAATAACTTTTACAAAGAAGCGACACCAAACCCCCATTTGCATATCCATGTGAGACCACGATATAAAAATGCCGTTGTGATAAACGATCACGCATACATAGATACAGAATTTGCGCATCACTATGCTTTGAAAAAAGAGAGCTTATTATCTGATGATGACAGGCAAATGTTGTATGCACTCATGAAGAAAAACCTTGTCTTGTAA
- a CDS encoding DUF1015 domain-containing protein, giving the protein MNKTFEKLGFYPADILLPKDQDMTKWAVVACDQFTSEPEYWQAVEEKVGKAPSTLRLILPEANLKAPNVDEYISGINAAMEQYLKDGVFQTLEDSLIYVERQQSDGRIRHGLIGMVDLDAYDFTPGSGALIRATEGTVLDRIPPRAKVRRHAPIELPHVMLLVDDPDKTVIEPLTAAADTMEKLYDFDLMQNGGHIRGYKLSDKQVDAVAKALEGLASDEAMQKKYGVSGVAPLLFAVGDGNHSLATAKACYEEQKKGKTPEENLALPSRFALVEVVNNHDDALQFEPIHRVLFGVDHEKFMKAFQAAYPNAYEGRGEGHTIEFVWNGESHFITVPDPKVQLAVGTLQGVIDPYLKENGGEVDYIHGDDVTRELGSKPGNMGFLLPAMGKEQLFKTVMADGVLPRKTFSMGHAQDKRYYIEARRITK; this is encoded by the coding sequence ATGAACAAGACCTTTGAAAAGCTGGGCTTTTACCCGGCGGATATCCTGCTGCCCAAGGATCAGGACATGACCAAGTGGGCCGTGGTGGCCTGCGACCAGTTCACCTCCGAGCCGGAGTACTGGCAGGCGGTGGAGGAGAAGGTGGGCAAGGCACCGTCTACCCTGCGGCTGATCCTGCCGGAGGCCAACCTCAAGGCCCCCAACGTGGATGAGTACATCTCCGGCATCAACGCTGCCATGGAGCAGTATCTGAAAGACGGCGTATTCCAGACGCTGGAGGACTCCCTGATCTATGTGGAGCGCCAGCAGTCCGACGGACGCATCCGCCATGGCCTCATCGGCATGGTGGATCTGGACGCCTACGACTTCACCCCCGGCTCCGGCGCCCTGATTCGTGCCACCGAGGGGACAGTGCTGGATCGCATCCCGCCCCGTGCCAAGGTGCGCCGTCATGCCCCCATCGAGCTGCCCCATGTGATGCTGCTGGTGGACGATCCCGATAAGACCGTCATCGAGCCGCTGACGGCGGCAGCCGATACCATGGAGAAGCTGTATGACTTCGACCTGATGCAAAACGGCGGCCATATTCGGGGCTACAAGCTGTCCGACAAGCAGGTGGACGCTGTGGCCAAGGCACTGGAGGGCCTTGCCTCCGACGAGGCCATGCAGAAGAAGTACGGCGTTTCCGGCGTGGCGCCCCTGCTGTTCGCCGTGGGCGACGGCAACCACTCTTTGGCCACCGCCAAGGCCTGCTATGAGGAGCAGAAGAAGGGCAAGACTCCGGAGGAGAATCTGGCGCTGCCCTCCCGGTTTGCGCTGGTGGAGGTGGTGAACAACCACGACGACGCCCTGCAGTTCGAGCCTATCCACCGGGTACTGTTCGGCGTGGATCACGAGAAGTTCATGAAGGCATTTCAGGCTGCCTACCCCAACGCCTACGAGGGCCGGGGCGAGGGCCACACCATTGAGTTCGTGTGGAACGGTGAGAGTCATTTCATCACCGTCCCTGATCCCAAGGTACAGCTGGCGGTGGGCACCCTGCAGGGAGTTATCGATCCGTACCTGAAGGAGAACGGCGGCGAGGTGGACTATATCCACGGCGATGACGTGACTCGTGAACTGGGCTCCAAGCCCGGCAACATGGGCTTCCTGCTGCCGGCCATGGGGAAGGAGCAGCTCTTTAAGACCGTCATGGCTGACGGCGTGCTGCCCCGCAAGACCTTCTCCATGGGCCACGCTCAGGATAAGCGCTACTACATCGAAGCCCGCCGTATCACCAAGTAA
- a CDS encoding DUF378 domain-containing protein — translation MKIVDRIALILVIIGALNWGSIGLFRFDCVAAIFGGQLAVWSRIIYTLVGIAGLWCITLLFREDDVE, via the coding sequence GTGAAGATCGTAGATCGCATCGCCCTGATCCTCGTCATTATCGGCGCTTTGAACTGGGGCAGCATCGGCCTGTTCCGCTTTGACTGCGTGGCCGCCATATTCGGTGGACAGCTGGCAGTATGGAGCCGTATCATCTATACACTGGTGGGCATCGCCGGACTGTGGTGCATCACCCTGCTGTTCCGGGAGGACGATGTCGAATAA
- the trmD gene encoding tRNA (guanosine(37)-N1)-methyltransferase TrmD codes for MRIDIMTLFPDAIDAMMGQSIIGRAQARGLVTITAHQIREYTTNKQMQVDDYPYGGGRGAVMQADPLYRCWDHICQEAGERVHTIYLSPCGRVFDQQVAKELKAAYERLILVCGHYEGVDQRFIDECVDEEISMGDFVLTGGEIPAMALADCLCRMVPGVLPEESCYTDESHWDGLLEYPQYSRPEEWHGRKVPEVLLSGHHGKVDDWRKKESYKRTMTRRPDLFARFDEASLTTKHDRKVLAEAKAEWAAEQESPAAE; via the coding sequence ATGAGGATTGACATCATGACCCTGTTCCCGGACGCCATTGATGCTATGATGGGGCAGTCCATTATCGGGCGGGCGCAGGCCAGAGGATTGGTGACCATTACCGCTCACCAGATCCGGGAGTACACCACCAATAAGCAGATGCAGGTGGATGATTATCCCTACGGCGGAGGCCGGGGAGCCGTCATGCAGGCGGACCCGCTGTACCGCTGCTGGGACCATATCTGTCAGGAGGCGGGGGAGCGGGTACACACCATCTATCTCTCCCCCTGTGGGCGGGTGTTTGACCAGCAGGTGGCCAAGGAGCTGAAGGCAGCCTATGAGCGGTTGATTCTGGTGTGCGGCCACTATGAGGGAGTGGACCAGAGGTTCATCGACGAGTGCGTGGACGAGGAGATCTCCATGGGGGACTTCGTGCTGACCGGCGGCGAGATACCGGCCATGGCGCTGGCGGACTGCCTGTGCCGGATGGTGCCTGGGGTGCTGCCGGAGGAGAGCTGCTACACCGACGAGTCCCACTGGGACGGTCTGCTGGAGTACCCACAGTACTCCCGGCCGGAGGAGTGGCATGGTCGAAAGGTGCCGGAGGTGTTGCTGTCGGGCCACCATGGGAAGGTGGACGACTGGCGGAAAAAAGAGAGCTATAAACGCACTATGACCCGGCGGCCGGACCTCTTTGCCCGGTTCGATGAAGCCAGTCTCACCACCAAGCATGACCGAAAGGTGCTGGCGGAGGCCAAGGCGGAATGGGCGGCGGAGCAGGAGTCTCCGGCTGCGGAATAA
- the rimM gene encoding ribosome maturation factor RimM (Essential for efficient processing of 16S rRNA), with protein sequence MRPEFIPVGQIVNAHGIRGEVKLNPAGFDPAFLAAFDTLYIGGKETKVKSARVHKSTVLLVLPGVEDMDAALALKGKPVFIRRTDAHLPEGEYFDAELEGLTVLDDENGEELGRLTRVLNYPAHKVYEVRGKREYLIPAVREVFIRGVDMETGTMRVRNMKGLATDED encoded by the coding sequence ATGCGGCCTGAATTTATCCCCGTGGGGCAGATTGTCAACGCCCACGGTATCCGGGGCGAGGTAAAGCTAAATCCGGCCGGGTTCGATCCGGCCTTTCTTGCGGCGTTTGACACGCTGTATATCGGCGGAAAAGAGACAAAGGTGAAGAGCGCACGGGTCCACAAGTCCACGGTACTGCTGGTGCTGCCGGGAGTGGAGGATATGGATGCTGCGCTGGCCCTGAAGGGAAAGCCCGTCTTCATCCGCCGGACGGATGCCCACCTGCCGGAGGGCGAATATTTCGATGCCGAGCTGGAGGGGCTGACGGTGCTGGACGACGAGAACGGGGAGGAGTTGGGAAGGCTCACCCGTGTGCTGAACTATCCGGCCCACAAGGTCTACGAGGTCCGGGGGAAGCGGGAGTATCTGATCCCGGCGGTGCGGGAGGTGTTCATCCGTGGGGTGGACATGGAGACCGGCACCATGCGGGTGCGGAACATGAAAGGACTGGCCACGGATGAGGATTGA
- a CDS encoding 3D domain-containing protein — MKEAVIRMETAARPTTDRSASPRLLKGLLLAITLVALLATTVILCQQDIENPSYVYMILDETGMQIIDGRPDGDRTTGLLDIRADNSSRDAQLLLVKGQQVQVADAQGATYLVTTRRETVDNLLRRSDVTVGDGEMVVVDTTGETPTVSVMAEYSQTRDVTVTTPYKTERVVNHMLAKGTEEVVQEGVPGTVIETYKDTYRDGKLVSTELVSTTEDNAVTEIVEYGTMVSSVERSDYMVDVTTFDDGTGYLLFASGDTMAFSSVYGSCESTAYSIHGWTASGRPTAYGNIAVDTSVFPFGTRFYILTNDGYLEYGMAVASDTGSAIKGTKLDLWFDSYDDACSFGRRYCTVYVLN; from the coding sequence ATGAAAGAAGCAGTAATCAGAATGGAGACGGCGGCCCGGCCAACAACGGACCGATCCGCATCTCCCCGACTCTTGAAGGGGTTGCTGCTGGCAATTACTCTGGTGGCTCTGCTGGCCACCACCGTGATCCTCTGTCAGCAGGATATCGAAAACCCCAGCTATGTATACATGATCCTGGACGAGACCGGAATGCAGATCATCGACGGCCGGCCCGACGGTGACCGTACCACGGGTCTGCTGGACATTCGGGCCGACAACAGCAGCCGGGACGCCCAGCTGTTGCTGGTAAAGGGCCAGCAGGTGCAGGTAGCCGACGCTCAGGGCGCCACCTATCTGGTGACCACCCGGCGGGAAACGGTGGATAACCTGCTGCGCCGGTCCGACGTCACCGTGGGCGACGGCGAGATGGTCGTGGTGGACACCACCGGCGAGACGCCTACCGTCTCCGTTATGGCAGAGTATTCCCAGACCCGTGACGTCACCGTCACCACCCCTTACAAAACAGAGCGTGTGGTGAACCATATGCTGGCCAAGGGAACGGAAGAGGTGGTGCAGGAGGGCGTTCCCGGCACCGTCATCGAGACCTACAAGGACACCTACCGGGACGGCAAGCTGGTCTCCACCGAGTTGGTCAGCACCACCGAGGACAACGCCGTCACCGAGATCGTCGAGTATGGCACCATGGTCTCCTCCGTGGAGCGATCTGACTACATGGTGGACGTGACGACCTTTGATGACGGCACCGGCTATCTGCTGTTTGCCTCCGGCGACACCATGGCCTTCTCCTCCGTGTACGGCTCCTGCGAATCCACCGCCTACTCCATCCACGGCTGGACGGCCTCCGGGCGGCCCACCGCCTACGGCAACATCGCCGTGGACACCTCGGTGTTCCCCTTCGGCACACGGTTCTATATTCTGACCAACGACGGTTATCTGGAGTACGGCATGGCCGTGGCCTCCGATACCGGCAGTGCCATCAAGGGAACAAAGCTGGATCTGTGGTTTGACTCCTACGACGATGCCTGTTCTTTCGGTCGGCGCTACTGCACCGTCTATGTTCTCAACTGA
- a CDS encoding tRNA dihydrouridine synthase gives MLEWYAAPMEGLTGWRWRQVQHEMFGGAALYVTPFVSPNGNFSFQRKELEELDPERNRGIPVVPQILTNRAEYFVWAAKECRSRGWAQIDLNLGCPSGTVTGKNKGAGLLRQPELLRQLLDGIFDALPDMKISVKTRIGWERAEEWPALLALLETYPICRLTVHPRVRTQFYKGAADREVFRWTAEHTALPLCYNGDVTTVRDLREMGETFPDDAVMVGRGLVADPSLLRQATGGPAASLEELREFHDRLYGLYCRDFSGDVPVLHHMRELWNYFSRSFRETDTLLRQVRKAGDCRAYETAVRQFFYDAELSH, from the coding sequence ATGCTTGAATGGTATGCAGCGCCCATGGAGGGCCTTACCGGCTGGCGCTGGCGGCAGGTGCAGCACGAGATGTTCGGCGGAGCAGCGCTGTATGTGACGCCCTTCGTGTCCCCCAACGGGAATTTCAGCTTTCAGCGCAAGGAGCTGGAGGAACTGGACCCGGAGCGAAACCGGGGTATTCCGGTGGTGCCGCAGATCCTCACCAACCGGGCGGAGTACTTCGTCTGGGCCGCCAAGGAGTGCCGCAGCCGTGGCTGGGCGCAGATAGACTTGAATCTGGGCTGTCCCTCCGGCACCGTGACGGGAAAGAACAAGGGGGCGGGACTGCTGCGCCAGCCGGAGCTGCTGAGACAGCTGCTGGACGGCATTTTCGATGCCCTGCCGGATATGAAAATTTCCGTCAAGACCCGTATCGGCTGGGAGCGGGCGGAGGAGTGGCCGGCGCTGCTGGCCCTGCTGGAGACATACCCTATCTGCCGCCTGACGGTGCATCCACGGGTACGGACGCAGTTCTACAAGGGGGCGGCAGACCGGGAGGTGTTCCGCTGGACGGCAGAGCACACGGCGCTGCCTCTGTGCTACAACGGGGACGTCACCACCGTCCGTGACCTGCGGGAGATGGGGGAGACCTTTCCCGACGACGCCGTCATGGTAGGCCGTGGACTGGTGGCGGACCCGTCCCTGCTGCGGCAGGCGACGGGAGGCCCGGCAGCGTCTCTGGAGGAGCTGCGGGAGTTTCACGACCGGCTGTACGGCCTGTACTGCCGGGATTTTTCCGGCGACGTGCCGGTGCTGCACCATATGCGGGAGCTGTGGAACTATTTCTCCCGGTCCTTCCGGGAGACGGACACCCTGCTGCGGCAGGTGCGTAAGGCTGGGGACTGTCGGGCATATGAGACGGCGGTGCGGCAGTTTTTCTATGACGCAGAGCTGTCCCATTGA
- a CDS encoding GIY-YIG nuclease family protein, with protein sequence MYFVYMVYCKGDTLYTGVAQDICRRMRQHTDRGTACARYTRAHPIQALAALWEAEDKGAALRLEYRIKQLTRTEKERLIHEDTAFSQLLPQLEVSRYRRRPGVTLEMCLEGKIDA encoded by the coding sequence GTGTATTTCGTATACATGGTGTACTGCAAAGGCGATACACTTTACACCGGAGTTGCACAGGACATTTGCCGCCGGATGCGGCAGCACACCGACCGGGGAACAGCCTGCGCCCGGTATACACGAGCCCACCCGATACAGGCATTGGCGGCACTGTGGGAGGCGGAGGACAAGGGAGCGGCCCTGCGGTTGGAATACCGCATCAAGCAGCTGACCCGGACGGAGAAGGAACGCCTCATCCATGAGGATACCGCATTTTCGCAGCTGCTGCCGCAGCTGGAGGTGTCCCGCTACCGGCGGAGACCGGGTGTGACGCTGGAGATGTGTTTGGAGGGAAAAATCGATGCTTGA